A single Candidatus Eisenbacteria bacterium DNA region contains:
- the tsaD gene encoding tRNA (adenosine(37)-N6)-threonylcarbamoyltransferase complex transferase subunit TsaD, which yields MTRAPLTVLGIETSCDDTAAGVTRGRAVLANVTSAQPVHWEYGGVVPELASRAHLELLLPAIDAALAQAGTGWDGLDGIAVTRGPGLVGSLIVGVSTVRALALARGLEWIGVNHLEGHVWSVWGTDPQWSAPCVCLVASGGHTELLHVTGFGRYRLMGSTRDDAAGEAFDKAAQLLDLPYPGGPEVDRLARRGDPAAVSLPRALLREPGFEMSFSGLKTALRVFLEKNPGLTEQGRADLAASFEAAVVDALAHKTLAAAAAAGTKRVAVTGGVSLNTGLRQRFAREASVRGLEVAFPPPALCGDNGAMIALVGAERLASGERCGDDTPVTPSLDEMEFFETV from the coding sequence GTGACCCGCGCCCCGCTCACCGTCCTGGGCATCGAGACCTCCTGTGACGACACCGCCGCCGGCGTGACGCGCGGGCGCGCCGTGCTGGCCAACGTCACCTCCGCGCAGCCGGTGCACTGGGAGTACGGCGGCGTGGTGCCGGAGCTGGCCTCGCGCGCGCATCTCGAACTGCTCCTTCCGGCGATCGACGCCGCGCTGGCGCAGGCCGGCACCGGCTGGGACGGGCTCGACGGCATCGCCGTCACGCGCGGCCCGGGCCTGGTGGGCAGCCTGATCGTGGGGGTGAGCACCGTGCGCGCGCTGGCCCTGGCCCGGGGGCTGGAGTGGATCGGGGTCAATCACCTGGAAGGCCACGTGTGGTCGGTGTGGGGCACGGACCCGCAGTGGTCGGCGCCGTGCGTGTGCCTGGTCGCCTCCGGCGGGCACACCGAGCTGCTGCACGTCACCGGCTTCGGCCGCTACCGCCTGATGGGCTCCACGCGCGACGACGCCGCGGGGGAGGCCTTCGACAAGGCCGCCCAACTGCTGGACCTGCCGTATCCCGGCGGGCCCGAAGTGGACCGGCTGGCGCGGCGTGGCGACCCGGCGGCGGTGAGCCTGCCGCGGGCGCTGTTGCGCGAGCCCGGCTTCGAAATGAGCTTCAGCGGCCTGAAGACCGCGCTGCGCGTCTTCCTCGAGAAGAACCCCGGTCTCACGGAGCAGGGGAGAGCCGACCTGGCCGCGAGCTTCGAGGCCGCGGTGGTGGATGCCCTGGCGCACAAGACGCTGGCCGCGGCCGCCGCCGCGGGAACGAAGCGAGTGGCCGTCACCGGAGGCGTGTCGCTCAACACCGGCCTGCGGCAGCGCTTCGCGCGCGAGGCCAGCGTGCGCGGACTGGAGGTGGCGTTTCCCCCGCCCGCCCTGTGCGGGGATAACGGCGCGATGATCGCCCTGGTGGGCGCGGAGCGGCTGGCCTCGGGGGAGCGCTGCGGCGACGACACGCCGGTCACGCCTTCGCTGGACGAGATGGAGTTCTTCGAGACGGTGTAG
- a CDS encoding SpoIIE family protein phosphatase, producing the protein MTRMPDPDAAIRLTSLQRELEELRENVRHLTVLNDVALALGTAEDLNSVLARLVQMTIAEMDAEQGAIWLMRQDEADPLQTLVRRADGYGAFPLPLRVSLAGWVSKNQATLRVENLGTDPRFPGLAGQSLGIRSVLAAPLRSQDRLIGVLALFNRRSGPFGRSEERLAAILGAQAAQIIENVQHTEQERLQEALKRDLQLASAVQQELLPRSAPHWEGYEVAGRNIPAREVGGDSFEFLDLGGGRVALAIADVSGKGVSAALLMASLHATLRCLSAASESVADCVTRVNRMLSETAATGRFATFFYAELDRATSTLRYCNAGHNFPVLLRAGGAMERLETGGLPLAVMADWKYEEGSVRLESGDVLLLYSDGVSEAEDAKGRMFGEEAVESALRRMAGLPASEIVSQLLRSVQRFAAGAPQADDQTVVVLRAL; encoded by the coding sequence ATGACCCGCATGCCCGACCCCGACGCCGCGATCCGCCTCACCTCCCTCCAGCGCGAGCTGGAGGAGCTCCGGGAGAACGTCCGCCACCTCACCGTCCTCAACGACGTGGCCCTGGCCCTGGGCACCGCCGAGGACTTGAATTCGGTCCTGGCCCGCCTCGTCCAGATGACCATCGCCGAGATGGACGCCGAGCAGGGCGCCATCTGGCTGATGCGCCAGGACGAGGCCGACCCGCTGCAGACCCTGGTGCGCAGGGCCGACGGCTACGGGGCCTTCCCGCTGCCGCTGCGGGTGAGCCTGGCCGGCTGGGTGAGCAAGAACCAGGCGACGCTGCGCGTGGAGAACCTGGGCACCGATCCGCGCTTCCCCGGCCTGGCCGGGCAGAGCCTGGGTATCCGATCGGTGCTGGCGGCTCCGCTGCGCAGCCAGGACCGCCTCATCGGCGTGCTGGCCCTGTTCAACCGCCGCAGCGGGCCCTTCGGGCGCTCCGAGGAGCGGCTGGCCGCGATCCTGGGGGCGCAGGCCGCGCAGATCATCGAGAACGTGCAGCACACCGAGCAGGAGCGGCTGCAGGAGGCGCTCAAGCGCGACCTGCAGCTGGCCAGCGCGGTGCAGCAGGAACTGCTCCCGCGCTCCGCCCCGCACTGGGAGGGCTACGAGGTTGCGGGCAGGAACATCCCTGCGCGCGAGGTGGGCGGGGACAGCTTTGAGTTCCTGGACCTGGGTGGCGGGCGCGTGGCGCTGGCCATCGCAGACGTCTCCGGGAAAGGAGTTTCCGCCGCGCTGCTCATGGCCAGCCTGCACGCCACGCTCCGCTGCCTCTCGGCGGCCTCGGAGAGCGTGGCCGACTGCGTCACGCGCGTGAACCGGATGCTCTCCGAGACCGCCGCCACGGGCCGCTTCGCCACCTTCTTCTACGCGGAGCTGGACCGCGCCACGAGCACGCTGCGCTACTGCAACGCCGGGCACAACTTTCCGGTGCTGTTGCGGGCCGGCGGCGCCATGGAGCGGCTCGAGACCGGCGGCCTGCCGCTGGCGGTGATGGCCGACTGGAAGTACGAGGAAGGCAGCGTGCGCCTGGAGAGCGGCGACGTCCTGCTGCTCTACTCCGACGGCGTGTCCGAGGCCGAGGACGCCAAGGGCCGCATGTTCGGCGAGGAGGCCGTGGAGTCCGCGCTGCGCCGCATGGCCGGCCTGCCCGCCTCCGAGATCGTCTCGCAGCTGCTGCGCTCGGTGCAGCGCTTCGCGGCCGGCGCCCCGCAGGCCGACGACCAGACCGTGGTCGTGCTGCGCGCGCTGTGA